A window from Campylobacter concisus encodes these proteins:
- the gatB gene encoding Asp-tRNA(Asn)/Glu-tRNA(Gln) amidotransferase subunit GatB: MFEVVIGLEVHTQLNTKTKIFCSCSTSFGDEANTHVCPTCLALPGALPVLNKEAVKKAISFGTAINAKINKKSVFNRKNYFYPDLPKAYQISQFEIPIVEGGELIIDVNGTKKRIGVTRAHLEEDAGKNIHEETESLVDLNRAGTPLLEIVSEPDLRSSDEAVAYLKKLHSILRFLNISDANMQEGSFRCDANVSIRPKGDTKLYTRVEIKNLNSFKFIQKAIDYEVERQSAAWEDGKYDQEVYQETRLFDTTNLVTRSMRGKEDSAEYRYFPDPDLLPVEVSEQMYEEAIKIPELAEQKVARYVSELGVKESDALNLTQSVEMARYFEELIAAGIQPKLATTWLIVELLGRLNNGVTIETSPVNSTKMINLLKRIEDDTISGKAAKEVLDYLMENDADVDSVIEKLGLKQVSDDSAIITIIDQILAANADKVEEYKNGKDKMFGFFVGQVMKEGKGAFNPGKVNELLKAKIG, translated from the coding sequence ATGTTCGAAGTTGTTATCGGTTTAGAAGTTCACACTCAGCTTAATACAAAAACTAAAATTTTCTGCTCTTGCTCAACTAGCTTCGGCGATGAGGCAAACACTCACGTTTGCCCAACTTGCCTAGCACTTCCTGGAGCGCTACCTGTGCTAAACAAAGAGGCTGTAAAAAAGGCTATCAGTTTTGGCACAGCGATAAATGCTAAGATCAATAAAAAATCAGTCTTTAATAGAAAAAACTACTTCTATCCAGACCTTCCAAAGGCATATCAAATTTCACAGTTTGAGATACCTATCGTAGAAGGTGGCGAGCTAATAATCGACGTAAATGGTACTAAAAAACGCATCGGCGTAACCAGAGCACACCTTGAAGAGGACGCTGGAAAGAATATCCATGAAGAAACTGAGAGTTTGGTTGATCTAAACAGAGCCGGCACACCGCTTCTTGAGATAGTTAGCGAGCCAGACCTTAGAAGTAGCGACGAGGCGGTGGCTTATCTTAAAAAACTACACTCGATCCTTCGCTTTTTAAATATCAGCGACGCAAATATGCAGGAAGGTAGCTTTCGCTGCGACGCAAACGTCTCTATCCGTCCAAAAGGTGACACCAAGCTTTATACAAGGGTTGAGATAAAAAACCTAAACTCATTTAAATTTATCCAAAAAGCGATTGACTACGAAGTAGAGCGCCAAAGCGCAGCTTGGGAAGATGGCAAATACGACCAAGAAGTCTATCAAGAGACAAGGCTGTTTGACACGACAAATTTAGTGACAAGATCGATGCGTGGCAAAGAGGATAGTGCGGAGTATAGATACTTCCCTGATCCTGACTTGCTGCCTGTTGAAGTGTCGGAGCAGATGTATGAAGAAGCGATAAAAATTCCAGAGCTTGCCGAACAAAAGGTAGCAAGATACGTTAGCGAGCTAGGCGTAAAAGAGAGTGATGCGCTAAATTTAACTCAAAGTGTTGAGATGGCTAGATATTTTGAAGAGCTGATCGCTGCTGGAATTCAGCCTAAACTTGCTACTACTTGGCTCATAGTCGAGCTTCTTGGCCGCTTAAATAACGGCGTAACGATCGAGACTAGCCCAGTTAATAGTACCAAAATGATAAATTTACTAAAACGTATAGAAGATGACACGATAAGCGGCAAGGCTGCAAAAGAGGTTCTAGACTACCTAATGGAAAACGACGCGGACGTTGATAGTGTCATCGAAAAGCTTGGCTTAAAACAAGTGAGCGACGACTCAGCTATCATCACAATCATAGATCAAATTTTAGCTGCAAACGCCGACAAGGTCGAAGAGTATAAAAACGGCAAGGATAAGATGTTTGGCTTCTTTGTCGGTCAGGTGATGAAAGAGGGCAAGGGTGCCTTTAACCCAGGCAAGGTTAACGAGCTTTTAAAGGCCAAAATAGGCTAA
- a CDS encoding NAD(P)H-dependent glycerol-3-phosphate dehydrogenase, with protein sequence MSIAVIGAGKWGSALFHAFGENNECVISSRTPREMPNFVSLNEALECEYLVCTIPTQATNLWLKQNYKNKGQKILVASKGIDTANLKFLNEIYENFVDSENLAFLSGPTFAKEIMQKLPCALVVNSKNENLASKFASFFPSYMKAYTSDDVIGAEVCGAYKNVIAIAGGICDGLGLGNNARASLISRGLVEMARFGKFFGAKDETFMGLSGAGDLFLTASSILSRNYRVGLGIARHERLEKILNELGEVAEGVDTARAISKIAKEKGIYVPIASEVENMLNGKDVFESVKSLLGRR encoded by the coding sequence ATGAGCATAGCAGTCATCGGAGCTGGCAAGTGGGGCAGTGCGCTTTTTCACGCTTTTGGTGAAAATAACGAGTGCGTCATCAGCTCAAGAACGCCAAGAGAGATGCCAAATTTTGTAAGCTTGAATGAAGCTTTGGAGTGCGAATATCTAGTCTGCACGATCCCAACTCAAGCCACAAATTTATGGCTAAAGCAAAACTACAAAAACAAAGGTCAAAAGATCTTAGTCGCCAGCAAGGGCATAGATACGGCAAATCTTAAATTTTTAAATGAAATTTACGAGAATTTTGTTGATAGTGAAAATTTAGCCTTTCTTTCAGGGCCAACCTTTGCAAAAGAGATCATGCAAAAGCTACCTTGCGCCTTGGTGGTAAATTCTAAAAATGAAAATTTAGCTTCAAAATTTGCCTCATTTTTCCCAAGCTACATGAAAGCATACACCTCTGATGACGTGATCGGTGCTGAAGTGTGCGGAGCCTATAAAAACGTGATCGCCATAGCTGGTGGCATCTGCGACGGTCTTGGCCTTGGCAACAACGCAAGGGCTAGTCTCATTTCACGTGGGCTTGTTGAGATGGCTAGATTTGGCAAATTTTTTGGCGCAAAAGATGAGACATTTATGGGGCTAAGCGGCGCAGGGGATCTGTTTTTAACTGCCTCATCGATACTTTCACGCAACTACCGCGTAGGCCTTGGCATCGCAAGGCACGAGAGATTAGAAAAAATTTTAAATGAGCTTGGCGAGGTGGCCGAGGGCGTCGATACTGCAAGGGCTATTAGCAAGATCGCCAAAGAAAAGGGCATATATGTACCTATCGCTAGTGAGGTTGAAAATATGCTAAATGGCAAAGACGTTTTTGAGAGCGTAAAATCGCTTTTGGGAAGAAGATGA
- a CDS encoding glycoside hydrolase family 3 N-terminal domain-containing protein, which translates to MRAFKFILFVAIFALELSGAEVSLRAKVSQMIMVGFNGASTKDAAFRAMLSDAGYERFGGVMLLGRNVTNKAQLKSSIKAIKVKSPKIFIAIDEEGGNVSRMKDKSFDGPYPSAYEVASTLDIKSAYDLYSKMAINLKECGINLNFAPVVDIHDENSPIIAAKQRAFSEYASKVVIYADAFMDAFKEQGILTTLKHFPGHGSSKEDSHKNKSEVTLSKDALLPYKDAISTGRAQIIMVGHLFVKGIDEDNPATLSKKIITDLLRNELKFNGVVISDDMLMKGVGDEALAQKVMKFINAGGDILLFSEFKINNQRTADLVTQIIIDAVNEKKISKERIDASYKRIMALKAKL; encoded by the coding sequence ATGAGAGCTTTTAAATTTATACTTTTTGTGGCTATTTTTGCTCTGGAGCTAAGCGGCGCAGAAGTTAGCCTAAGAGCTAAGGTCTCGCAGATGATAATGGTTGGTTTTAACGGAGCTAGCACAAAGGACGCTGCGTTTCGTGCGATGCTAAGTGACGCTGGATATGAGAGGTTTGGCGGTGTAATGCTACTTGGCAGAAACGTTACCAACAAAGCCCAGCTAAAATCTAGCATAAAAGCAATCAAAGTAAAAAGTCCTAAAATTTTTATCGCTATCGACGAAGAGGGTGGCAATGTAAGCCGCATGAAGGATAAGAGCTTTGACGGCCCATATCCTAGCGCATATGAGGTCGCAAGTACGCTTGATATCAAAAGCGCATACGATCTCTACTCAAAAATGGCTATAAATTTAAAGGAGTGTGGCATAAATTTAAATTTCGCCCCAGTGGTAGATATACACGACGAAAACTCGCCGATAATTGCTGCTAAGCAAAGGGCGTTTAGCGAGTATGCAAGCAAGGTAGTGATCTACGCTGATGCCTTTATGGACGCATTTAAAGAGCAGGGCATCCTAACGACACTTAAGCACTTTCCAGGGCATGGCAGCTCAAAAGAGGACTCACATAAAAATAAGAGCGAGGTCACGCTAAGCAAAGATGCGCTGCTGCCATATAAAGACGCTATAAGCACGGGTAGAGCGCAGATCATCATGGTCGGACATCTTTTTGTAAAAGGCATCGACGAGGACAACCCAGCCACACTTTCTAAAAAAATAATAACCGATCTTTTACGAAATGAGCTTAAATTTAATGGCGTGGTTATCAGCGATGATATGCTGATGAAAGGCGTTGGCGACGAAGCTTTAGCGCAAAAAGTGATGAAATTTATAAACGCTGGTGGCGACATCTTACTCTTTAGCGAGTTTAAGATAAATAACCAAAGAACAGCCGATTTAGTCACTCAGATCATAATTGACGCGGTAAATGAGAAAAAGATCAGCAAAGAGCGGATAGATGCATCATATAAGAGGATAATGGCTCTAAAGGCGAAACTTTAA
- a CDS encoding DUF262 domain-containing protein translates to MSKTDDLKFSVEKIFESKYLIPIYQRNYAWKSYEIGMLLDDIKSNDDGYFIGSLVVKQKDGVFEVIDGQQRLTTLFLILRYLKHDIKGELKFEARQKSNETLEKICDDDKCADLPSTEIVDGFKIIEKYFSENKKDESFKSKILNAKLLRVPVPNDADLNHFFEIMNTRGEQLEAHQIAKAKILEILEEKDRKIAALVWDACADMDRYVQMSFEKNLREQIFGNDWNKICNESELFEISIENNNNAKEEPLNKILENKNLTSEKTTQNENENERFSSIINFPNFLLQVNATMSNNTSSSSTNELLYDKKLIDNLKKHFNNSENAKNFIYNLLKFRLLFDKFIIKTDENDDEKWSLKMLKKYSNNKVTFSYVDTLDDNKLVVALQSCLRITYTSPRAMEWIFTLIKQLNENKTANGMQEILEKYAREKVKNALEKSTSYPICERIILAYLDYILYRECIVSAQDNKIKKKLQNAFKAVGNVNLKNLKEWEFKFRDSIEHFYPQNPSGDSIERMNDGKILNSFGNLALVTTSGNSKFSNLAPSAKRTTYPNIIIQSLKLILMSACINGNNIDEYKQAINEHEKEMLTLLLSDIECKSGIILYEHFSPKVF, encoded by the coding sequence ATGAGCAAAACGGATGATCTAAAATTTAGTGTAGAAAAAATTTTTGAAAGCAAGTATCTGATACCAATATATCAGCGTAACTACGCTTGGAAAAGTTATGAGATAGGGATGCTTTTAGATGATATTAAAAGTAATGATGATGGGTATTTTATAGGGAGTTTGGTTGTTAAGCAAAAAGATGGTGTTTTTGAAGTTATAGATGGGCAACAAAGACTCACAACTCTATTTTTGATACTAAGATATCTTAAGCACGACATAAAAGGTGAACTTAAATTTGAAGCTAGACAAAAGTCAAACGAAACGCTAGAAAAAATTTGCGATGATGATAAATGTGCTGATTTGCCGTCTACTGAAATAGTAGATGGGTTTAAAATTATAGAAAAATATTTTTCGGAAAATAAAAAAGACGAGAGTTTTAAAAGTAAAATTTTAAATGCCAAACTTCTACGCGTACCAGTCCCAAATGATGCCGATCTAAATCATTTTTTTGAGATAATGAACACAAGAGGCGAGCAACTTGAAGCTCATCAGATCGCAAAGGCAAAAATTTTAGAAATTTTAGAAGAAAAAGACAGAAAAATAGCTGCATTGGTTTGGGATGCTTGTGCGGACATGGATAGATACGTGCAGATGAGCTTTGAAAAGAATCTAAGAGAACAAATTTTTGGCAATGACTGGAATAAAATTTGTAATGAAAGCGAACTTTTTGAAATTTCTATTGAAAATAACAATAATGCCAAAGAAGAGCCATTGAACAAAATTTTAGAAAATAAAAATTTAACTTCTGAAAAAACAACACAAAATGAAAACGAAAATGAAAGGTTTTCATCTATTATAAATTTCCCAAATTTTCTTTTGCAAGTAAATGCGACTATGAGCAATAATACAAGCAGTAGCAGTACAAATGAGCTGCTTTATGATAAAAAATTGATTGATAATTTAAAAAAACACTTCAATAATAGTGAAAATGCCAAAAATTTTATCTATAACCTTTTAAAATTTAGACTTTTATTTGATAAATTTATTATAAAAACCGATGAAAATGACGACGAAAAATGGTCGCTAAAAATGCTCAAAAAATACTCCAACAACAAAGTTACATTTAGTTATGTGGATACGCTCGATGACAACAAGCTAGTTGTCGCTTTGCAATCTTGTTTGCGCATAACATACACCTCACCGCGCGCTATGGAGTGGATATTTACGCTCATTAAACAACTTAATGAAAATAAAACAGCAAATGGTATGCAAGAAATTTTAGAAAAGTATGCAAGAGAGAAGGTAAAAAATGCGCTAGAAAAAAGCACCTCTTATCCTATATGTGAGAGAATAATCCTTGCTTATCTTGATTATATTTTATATAGAGAGTGTATAGTTAGCGCTCAAGATAATAAAATCAAGAAAAAATTACAAAATGCTTTTAAAGCGGTTGGCAATGTAAATTTAAAAAATTTAAAAGAGTGGGAATTTAAATTTAGAGACTCTATCGAGCATTTTTACCCACAAAATCCTTCTGGAGATAGTATAGAGCGCATGAATGATGGCAAAATTTTGAACTCTTTTGGTAACTTAGCGCTTGTTACAACTTCTGGTAACTCTAAATTTTCTAATCTTGCCCCATCAGCAAAGCGAACTACATATCCAAATATAATAATACAAAGCCTAAAACTGATATTGATGTCAGCATGTATAAATGGCAACAATATAGACGAATATAAACAAGCGATTAACGAACATGAAAAAGAAATGCTAACTTTATTACTATCAGATATAGAGTGCAAAAGCGGAATAATATTATATGAACACTTTTCTCCTAAAGTATTTTAG
- a CDS encoding DUF262 domain-containing protein, with translation MKANIKNLSEIFSKNLKIPSYQRPYTWSTKSTLELFNDIFKEYENNKNEYRIGSVILHQEAENYNIVDGQQRLTTLTILLKLLGEENLPLLKQTFNPLSYNSITNNHKILKQRVGLLRDDAKVNFKNFILEKCTMVEIVVDNQLDAFNYFDSQNTRGKALEIHDLLKAYHLRHMADTDKNKKVQIISAWENENSNDIKEIFSDFLFPIIRWQRRESGLYYSKNHIDIFKGIDHTSLYNVTKFNKAAVTFLEKSDDFAYIFSSKNSIKFLLTQDLLSGKHFFYFTAHYLNLCHKIKKFVEAKYDDNAMPRKKRGDKYIVRLFECFIMAFVDRFGFDELSENICAFFYRYVYTLRLAKQAVYLESINKYALGYQDENNGLNLFEKISHMRSPDEIYSVELCDIESIVGGYDDIKNRLEVKNEQNG, from the coding sequence ATGAAAGCGAATATCAAAAATCTCTCTGAAATATTTAGTAAAAATTTAAAAATACCAAGTTATCAACGTCCGTATACATGGAGTACTAAATCGACTCTTGAGCTTTTTAATGATATTTTTAAAGAATACGAAAATAACAAAAACGAGTACCGTATAGGCTCTGTTATATTGCATCAAGAAGCTGAAAATTATAATATTGTCGATGGGCAACAAAGACTTACTACGCTTACAATACTACTAAAATTACTAGGAGAAGAAAATTTGCCGTTATTGAAGCAAACTTTTAATCCTCTCTCCTATAACAGTATCACAAACAATCATAAAATTTTAAAGCAAAGAGTGGGGCTATTAAGAGATGACGCAAAAGTAAATTTTAAAAATTTTATCTTAGAAAAATGTACCATGGTTGAAATCGTTGTAGATAATCAATTAGATGCATTTAACTACTTTGACTCTCAAAACACCAGAGGTAAAGCATTAGAGATACACGATCTACTAAAAGCGTATCATCTAAGGCACATGGCTGATACCGACAAGAATAAAAAAGTACAGATAATATCAGCTTGGGAAAACGAAAATAGCAATGATATAAAAGAAATTTTTAGCGATTTTTTGTTCCCTATTATTAGATGGCAACGTAGAGAGAGCGGATTGTATTATTCTAAAAACCACATAGATATTTTTAAAGGCATAGACCATACTTCGCTATATAATGTGACTAAATTTAATAAAGCAGCGGTAACTTTTTTAGAAAAAAGTGATGATTTTGCTTATATTTTTAGCTCTAAAAATAGTATTAAATTTTTACTCACTCAAGATTTGTTAAGTGGAAAACACTTTTTTTACTTTACAGCTCACTATCTAAACCTTTGCCATAAAATAAAGAAATTTGTAGAAGCAAAATATGATGACAACGCCATGCCTAGGAAAAAGAGAGGTGATAAATATATAGTAAGACTTTTTGAATGCTTTATAATGGCATTTGTTGATAGATTTGGCTTTGATGAGCTTAGCGAAAATATTTGCGCATTTTTTTATAGATACGTTTATACCTTGCGTTTGGCAAAACAGGCCGTATATCTAGAGAGCATAAACAAATATGCACTTGGATATCAAGATGAAAATAACGGATTAAATTTATTTGAAAAAATATCTCACATGAGATCGCCAGATGAAATTTACAGCGTTGAGCTATGTGATATTGAGTCCATTGTTGGTGGATATGATGATATAAAAAATAGATTGGAGGTTAAAAATGAGCAAAACGGATGA
- a CDS encoding aryl-sulfate sulfotransferase, with translation MNNVTIYLLLAFFAALILYFQIQKLTRKLDEEGAVPAYQKAAQEVLENLSNAEKYPKFCNVIFKKINALRQDILFEDALNSESEKDKALDALEQIREKLETLSKQENLNWESELFAILDELDSFIKRNFKNGEDRAEELREELKREFDGL, from the coding sequence ATGAATAATGTGACGATTTATTTGCTGCTTGCGTTTTTTGCAGCGCTTATTTTATATTTTCAGATACAAAAACTAACCAGAAAGCTAGACGAAGAGGGAGCGGTGCCAGCTTATCAAAAGGCCGCACAGGAGGTTTTAGAAAATTTAAGCAATGCTGAGAAATATCCAAAATTTTGCAATGTAATATTTAAAAAAATAAACGCCTTAAGGCAAGATATTTTATTTGAAGATGCGCTAAATAGTGAGTCTGAGAAGGATAAAGCATTAGATGCCTTAGAGCAAATAAGAGAAAAACTGGAAACTTTATCAAAGCAAGAGAATTTAAACTGGGAGAGCGAACTCTTTGCGATCTTGGACGAGCTTGATAGCTTTATAAAGAGAAATTTCAAAAACGGTGAAGATAGAGCTGAAGAGCTAAGAGAGGAGCTAAAAAGAGAATTTGATGGGTTGTAA
- the rarD gene encoding EamA family transporter RarD has translation MPRLNESQKGVILALSAFFMWGFLAVYFNLFSKDVNAYEILAHRVIWSFFLMAGVLYFSGKMGETFTLLKDIRSLKILFLSGIFITTNWGVYVYAVSNGKILDTSLGYFINPLISMLLGVIIFKERLNKSGILAICIVVLAISVQIYAQGGLPLVSIILPLSFGFYAAVRKMAKISAFNGLFIETFFMFPFALAYVLYIAFLGKSHFGLNEDSLLMIASSIVTIVPLVAFNAAAIRINLTTIGYLQYISPTIAILCAVFIYGENLDGYKVISFCMIWLALAIISIDKFRKRSKNE, from the coding sequence ATACCAAGACTAAATGAGAGCCAAAAAGGCGTTATTCTCGCGCTTAGTGCCTTTTTTATGTGGGGGTTTTTGGCGGTTTATTTCAACCTATTTAGTAAAGATGTCAATGCTTATGAAATTTTAGCTCATAGGGTCATTTGGTCATTTTTCTTAATGGCTGGCGTGCTTTATTTTAGTGGCAAAATGGGTGAAACTTTTACTTTACTTAAAGATATTCGTTCGCTAAAAATCCTATTTTTGAGTGGTATATTTATCACTACAAACTGGGGCGTTTATGTATATGCTGTTAGCAATGGCAAAATTTTGGACACAAGCTTGGGCTATTTTATAAATCCACTAATAAGCATGCTTCTTGGCGTTATCATCTTCAAAGAAAGGCTAAATAAAAGCGGAATTTTAGCCATTTGTATAGTCGTTTTAGCCATTAGTGTACAAATTTATGCCCAAGGTGGATTGCCATTAGTTTCCATTATCTTGCCGCTTTCATTTGGATTTTACGCAGCAGTTAGAAAGATGGCAAAGATTAGCGCATTTAACGGGCTTTTTATAGAGACATTTTTTATGTTTCCATTTGCACTTGCTTACGTCCTTTACATAGCATTTTTAGGTAAAAGCCATTTTGGACTAAATGAGGACTCACTTTTAATGATCGCTTCAAGCATCGTAACCATCGTGCCGCTTGTCGCTTTTAACGCAGCGGCAATAAGGATAAATTTAACAACGATTGGCTACTTGCAATACATATCGCCGACCATCGCGATCCTTTGTGCGGTCTTCATTTACGGCGAAAATTTAGACGGCTACAAAGTCATCTCGTTTTGCATGATCTGGCTGGCACTTGCGATAATTAGCATAGATAAATTTAGAAAAAGGAGTAAAAATGAATAA
- the rarD gene encoding EamA family transporter RarD, protein MIKGIFYSLLASVLFNCIYYMSVLMNPISTQALIGYRMIFAMPFVIAAIFLLKQQRNFKFLLLKIKLKPKILLVLLATSLIVSFQMWLYLWAPSNGAALKVSIGYLIMPIVMVLFGRIFFKEHLSKTKLASIFFAAIGVFSTAVISGGISWESAVVFCLYPVYFTIRKYYNLANFSSFVIEIIFMFLFSFYFALTADMDYVMSQNPNIYYLLILLGAISGIALIAQILSSTLVPINVLGLLTYFEPIMMLFVSFAIGERLEKSSYFLMICLAISVTLLMIDSINSIKGDKNTKTK, encoded by the coding sequence ATGATAAAAGGCATTTTTTATTCGCTTTTGGCATCAGTTTTATTTAACTGCATTTACTACATGTCAGTGCTTATGAATCCAATTAGCACGCAAGCTCTTATTGGATACCGCATGATCTTTGCCATGCCTTTTGTCATCGCCGCCATTTTTTTGTTAAAACAGCAGCGAAATTTCAAATTTTTACTTCTAAAAATAAAGCTAAAACCTAAAATTTTACTAGTTTTGCTTGCTACCTCGCTCATCGTCTCATTTCAGATGTGGCTCTATCTCTGGGCTCCAAGTAACGGCGCAGCGCTAAAAGTCTCGATAGGCTACCTCATCATGCCAATAGTCATGGTCCTTTTTGGACGGATATTTTTCAAAGAGCACCTCTCAAAAACAAAGTTAGCATCGATATTTTTCGCTGCCATTGGCGTCTTTAGCACAGCGGTCATAAGCGGTGGCATCTCGTGGGAGAGCGCTGTAGTTTTTTGCCTTTATCCAGTCTATTTTACCATTAGAAAGTACTACAACCTTGCAAATTTCTCAAGCTTTGTTATCGAGATAATTTTTATGTTTTTATTCTCATTTTATTTTGCGCTCACAGCCGATATGGACTACGTAATGAGCCAAAATCCAAACATCTACTATCTGCTCATCTTGCTTGGTGCTATCAGCGGCATAGCCCTCATCGCCCAGATCCTCTCAAGCACGCTCGTGCCGATAAATGTACTAGGTTTGCTTACATATTTTGAGCCTATAATGATGCTTTTTGTCTCATTTGCCATCGGCGAGAGACTGGAGAAAAGCTCATACTTTTTGATGATCTGCCTAGCCATCTCTGTCACGCTTTTGATGATAGATAGTATAAATTCTATAAAAGGCGACAAAAATACCAAGACTAAATGA
- a CDS encoding class II 3-deoxy-7-phosphoheptulonate synthase — protein sequence MTWNRDSWREFNILQQPNYPDLKELKEVEEKLKSLPPLVFAGEARSLKEELAKVCNGEAFLLQGGDCAESFTNFNANNIRDMFKVLLQMAIVLTFAGGYPVVKVGRVAGQFAKPRSSDFEEANGIKLPSYRGDIINGFEFDEKARVPDPKRMIEAYYQSASTMNLLRAFSRGGLADLHQVHKWNLGFVKKPEIGEKYAKLADELTKTLSFMAACGITSANTPVINQTAVYTSHEALLLPYEEALTRVDSLSGEWYDCSAHMLWIGERTRGINDAHVHFLSGVKNPIGVKIGPSAKAEDVVALANKLNPENEAGRLNVIIRMGADKIGENLPKILRELKREGLNIVYSIDPMHGNTVKTSNNYKTREFDKIISEVRSFFEIHKAEGTRAGGVHLEMTGQDVTECTGGALNITESSLEQRYETQCDPRLNADQALELAFLMADLVKKA from the coding sequence ATGACTTGGAACCGCGATAGCTGGAGAGAATTTAATATCTTGCAACAACCAAATTACCCAGATTTAAAAGAGCTTAAAGAGGTCGAAGAAAAATTAAAATCACTTCCTCCTTTGGTCTTTGCTGGAGAGGCTAGAAGTTTAAAAGAAGAACTTGCAAAAGTTTGTAATGGCGAGGCATTTTTGCTTCAAGGTGGCGACTGCGCTGAGAGCTTTACAAATTTTAATGCAAACAACATCAGAGATATGTTTAAGGTTTTACTTCAAATGGCGATAGTTTTAACCTTTGCTGGTGGCTATCCGGTGGTCAAAGTGGGCCGCGTAGCAGGGCAGTTTGCAAAGCCTAGAAGTAGCGATTTTGAAGAGGCAAATGGCATTAAGCTTCCAAGCTATAGAGGCGACATCATAAATGGTTTTGAATTTGATGAAAAAGCTAGAGTGCCTGATCCTAAACGCATGATAGAAGCCTACTATCAAAGTGCATCTACGATGAACTTACTTAGAGCCTTTTCAAGAGGCGGTTTAGCCGACCTTCATCAAGTGCATAAGTGGAATTTAGGCTTTGTTAAAAAGCCAGAGATCGGCGAGAAATACGCAAAACTAGCTGATGAGCTAACAAAGACACTTTCATTTATGGCAGCTTGTGGCATCACTTCAGCAAATACGCCAGTCATAAATCAAACCGCGGTTTATACATCTCACGAGGCACTTTTGCTACCTTATGAGGAGGCATTGACTAGGGTTGATAGTCTTAGTGGTGAGTGGTACGACTGCTCGGCTCATATGCTTTGGATAGGCGAAAGAACGCGTGGTATAAACGATGCTCACGTACATTTTTTAAGTGGTGTGAAAAATCCTATCGGCGTAAAGATCGGACCAAGTGCAAAGGCTGAAGATGTCGTCGCTCTTGCAAATAAACTAAATCCAGAAAATGAAGCTGGCAGACTAAATGTGATAATCAGAATGGGCGCTGATAAGATAGGCGAAAATTTACCAAAAATTTTAAGAGAGCTAAAGCGAGAAGGGCTAAATATCGTTTATAGTATCGATCCGATGCATGGCAACACTGTAAAAACCTCAAATAACTACAAAACCAGAGAATTTGACAAGATAATAAGCGAAGTTAGAAGCTTTTTTGAAATTCACAAAGCTGAGGGCACAAGAGCTGGCGGTGTGCATCTTGAGATGACAGGCCAAGACGTGACTGAGTGTACGGGCGGGGCATTAAATATCACTGAAAGTTCGCTTGAGCAAAGATATGAAACACAATGTGATCCAAGGTTAAATGCTGATCAGGCACTTGAGCTTGCATTTTTGATGGCTGATCTAGTTAAAAAAGCTTAG